A genomic stretch from Petrimonas mucosa includes:
- a CDS encoding glycoside hydrolase family 71/99 protein → MKKFLLLLVVNLCISLHNTPGIAQLVSRHPGNGLPATDALQRTLSMHAETGDIKSDKFVAIFYWNWHKGWDDTTQTVKNISQILIKHPEALKIYDHPAWGTLKPGRFFWGEPLFGYYQSADPWVLRKHAEMLSDAGIDVIFLDDTGEGHQYATKELFEEWEKALKQGVNPPKIAFMLEFTASKRSLHTIRKIYRQIYKPGRYKDLWFYWKGKPLVMAYPDNLTDSPEDREIREFFTFRPGQPDYVKGPQRNDQWAWLENYPLHGYVKKEDGRYEQAAVGIAQNASFESRGMCCAFNIPGTFGRSYSHKKGVDPRVDGYLRGYNFSEQWEAALEIDPEMVFVTGWNEYTVEMLLPQSIWTGWPFSFVDQFDWDRSRDIEPNNEWGDKGDVYYYQLIDYVRKFKGTLPTPKASSSKSIKIGSCNDWEGVAPHYKHYRGNTVHRNHRGYFNRIYINNTGRNDLVAAKVARDNRHLYFYVETAEKLTPKSDRNWMMLFIDADNNPFTGWNGYDYVINRITPGEKAIIEKNRNGWWSWEKVGDVPYAVKGNKLEIKVAKILMEMEGKPVKFQFKWSDNMQDEGNIMDFYLNGDTMPGGRFNYLYEE, encoded by the coding sequence ATGAAAAAGTTTTTACTCCTGCTTGTGGTTAATCTTTGCATTTCTCTCCACAATACTCCTGGAATTGCACAACTGGTATCCCGCCATCCCGGAAACGGACTGCCGGCTACCGATGCTCTGCAACGTACTCTCTCTATGCATGCAGAGACCGGTGATATCAAATCGGATAAGTTTGTTGCGATCTTTTACTGGAACTGGCACAAGGGGTGGGACGACACGACTCAAACAGTCAAGAATATTTCCCAGATATTGATCAAGCATCCGGAAGCTTTGAAAATTTATGATCATCCAGCCTGGGGTACCCTAAAACCCGGACGTTTCTTCTGGGGGGAACCGCTGTTTGGGTACTATCAAAGTGCCGATCCGTGGGTATTGCGTAAACATGCCGAGATGCTAAGCGATGCTGGCATAGACGTCATATTTTTGGATGACACCGGTGAAGGACATCAGTATGCTACCAAAGAGCTGTTTGAAGAGTGGGAAAAAGCGTTGAAACAGGGAGTGAATCCTCCTAAAATTGCGTTTATGCTCGAATTTACAGCCAGTAAGAGAAGCTTGCATACCATTCGGAAGATTTACCGCCAGATTTACAAACCTGGACGCTACAAAGATCTTTGGTTCTACTGGAAAGGTAAACCGCTTGTTATGGCCTACCCGGATAATCTCACCGATTCGCCGGAAGACCGTGAGATACGTGAGTTCTTTACCTTCCGTCCCGGGCAACCGGACTATGTTAAAGGTCCTCAGCGAAACGACCAATGGGCATGGCTAGAAAATTATCCGCTGCATGGTTATGTAAAAAAAGAGGACGGCAGGTACGAGCAGGCTGCCGTTGGAATTGCACAAAACGCCTCATTCGAGTCACGTGGCATGTGTTGCGCTTTCAACATTCCCGGAACCTTTGGCCGCAGTTACTCACACAAAAAAGGTGTTGACCCCCGTGTCGATGGTTACCTACGCGGATATAACTTCTCCGAGCAGTGGGAAGCCGCACTGGAAATAGATCCGGAAATGGTATTTGTAACCGGGTGGAACGAATATACCGTCGAGATGCTTCTGCCTCAAAGTATCTGGACAGGATGGCCATTCTCTTTTGTTGATCAGTTTGACTGGGATCGCAGCCGGGACATCGAACCCAACAACGAGTGGGGCGACAAAGGCGATGTTTACTACTATCAGCTAATCGACTATGTACGCAAGTTTAAAGGCACCCTCCCTACTCCCAAGGCATCTTCCTCCAAAAGCATTAAAATTGGTTCGTGTAATGATTGGGAGGGTGTAGCACCCCATTACAAACACTATCGGGGAAACACCGTTCACCGGAACCACCGCGGATACTTTAACCGGATCTATATAAACAACACTGGACGAAACGACCTCGTGGCAGCCAAGGTAGCCAGAGACAACCGTCATCTTTATTTTTACGTCGAAACGGCTGAAAAACTCACTCCAAAATCCGACCGAAACTGGATGATGCTTTTCATTGATGCCGATAACAACCCTTTCACCGGCTGGAACGGATATGACTATGTGATCAACCGGATCACGCCCGGTGAAAAAGCCATCATAGAAAAAAACCGAAACGGCTGGTGGTCATGGGAAAAAGTGGGAGATGTACCATATGCCGTAAAAGGGAACAAATTAGAGATCAAGGTAGCCAAAATCTTGATGGAAATGGAAGGGAAGCCGGTCAAATTCCAGTTTAAATGGTCTGATAATATGCAAGATGAAGGGAATATTATGGATTTTTATCTCAACGGAGATACAATGCCGGGAGGACGATTCAATTACCTATACGAAGAATAG
- a CDS encoding alpha-L-rhamnosidase-related protein, which produces MTGERGTKVTITVGLGDWVYYNTQTPSNFTSTCYYYLIILLMHRFSKIRGNEETTYKNKTEKLKELINEKYLNRQIVLYANGSQTAQAVALVPDEFVEKVAANLNRAVVENHYSLDFRLPGSKYLPRMLSNYGYVETACQMATKEMAPSWGYWIKQGFTTAIIYTETVVEVKGGAHRFLFEPKKLDRQILEPEP; this is translated from the coding sequence TTGACCGGAGAGCGAGGTACGAAAGTAACCATAACTGTTGGTCTTGGCGATTGGGTCTATTATAATACCCAAACACCCAGCAATTTCACCTCCACTTGTTATTATTACCTGATTATCCTGCTCATGCATCGTTTCTCGAAGATTAGAGGCAATGAGGAGACCACATATAAAAACAAAACAGAAAAATTGAAGGAGCTGATCAATGAGAAATACCTGAATCGGCAGATTGTTCTTTATGCCAATGGATCACAAACGGCACAAGCCGTCGCACTGGTCCCTGATGAATTCGTCGAGAAGGTGGCAGCAAACTTGAACCGTGCTGTAGTCGAAAATCATTACTCCCTTGATTTTAGACTACCGGGGAGCAAATATCTACCACGGATGTTGTCAAACTATGGTTATGTGGAAACAGCTTGCCAAATGGCCACAAAAGAGATGGCTCCATCCTGGGGATACTGGATAAAGCAGGGCTTCACGACAGCTATTATTTATACGGAAACCGTTGTGGAAGTTAAAGGGGGAGCCCATAGATTTTTGTTTGAACCAAAAAAACTGGACAGACAGATATTGGAACCAGAGCCGTGA
- a CDS encoding Gfo/Idh/MocA family protein, whose translation MKIQNHHDLGRRDFIKRAGIGVGAGMFSLQRAQGSISILDNPPPIQGFDDHGNGTGTKKEWIPVSDRKIRVGLVGYGVCKFAASFGFQNHPNVEVAAVSDLIPERCSELAKVTGCKKSYPSLEELIKDDTIEAVFVATDAPSHAKHCIDALNHGKHVACAVPAVFGSFEEAERLFETVKRTGLKYMMFETSMFRENLYAMRQIYHSGGFGRIIYTEGEYWHYSEKGIDSFNNWRHGMPPQWYPTHSDAYYVAVTGGSFLEVSCIGIKSTLERYQPGNNIYRNPFATEIAFYRTSEGGTARMGRSSDTIGNGYGSETGRTRGTRGSYYDGYEGEEKNLPDLTRPALPPGMPEGGHGGSHGHLTEEFVRAILEDRKPLIDIAMSLNMTVGGIAAHQSALKDGEWVKIPQFKL comes from the coding sequence ATGAAAATACAAAATCATCATGATCTTGGTCGCCGTGATTTTATCAAGAGGGCAGGAATTGGAGTCGGCGCTGGCATGTTCAGTCTGCAACGAGCTCAAGGCAGCATATCTATTCTTGACAATCCTCCACCCATTCAGGGCTTTGATGATCATGGAAATGGCACGGGAACGAAGAAAGAATGGATCCCCGTATCTGACCGTAAAATACGAGTAGGGCTGGTTGGTTATGGCGTTTGTAAATTTGCAGCGTCATTTGGGTTTCAGAACCATCCCAATGTGGAAGTCGCAGCTGTCAGCGACCTGATCCCGGAACGGTGCAGCGAACTGGCAAAGGTAACCGGATGCAAAAAGAGCTATCCGTCGCTTGAGGAACTGATAAAGGATGACACGATAGAAGCCGTATTTGTGGCCACAGATGCACCTAGCCATGCGAAACATTGCATCGATGCCTTAAACCACGGAAAGCACGTGGCTTGCGCTGTGCCAGCCGTTTTTGGCTCTTTTGAAGAGGCTGAGAGGTTGTTTGAGACAGTTAAGAGAACGGGACTGAAATACATGATGTTTGAGACATCGATGTTCAGGGAAAACTTATATGCGATGCGTCAGATTTACCACTCGGGAGGTTTTGGCCGGATAATATATACCGAAGGTGAGTACTGGCACTATTCAGAAAAGGGAATCGACTCTTTTAACAATTGGCGCCATGGCATGCCGCCTCAATGGTATCCAACTCATTCTGACGCTTACTATGTTGCCGTTACCGGCGGCTCCTTTCTGGAAGTCTCATGTATCGGCATAAAGAGTACCCTGGAAAGGTATCAACCCGGGAACAACATTTATAGGAATCCTTTCGCCACAGAGATCGCGTTCTATCGTACAAGTGAAGGAGGAACAGCCCGTATGGGCAGAAGCAGTGATACCATTGGCAATGGATATGGCTCTGAAACCGGCAGGACCAGAGGAACAAGAGGCTCCTATTACGACGGGTACGAAGGAGAAGAAAAGAATCTTCCTGATCTGACCCGCCCCGCTCTTCCCCCGGGCATGCCGGAAGGAGGTCATGGTGGTTCGCACGGACATCTGACCGAAGAATTTGTCAGGGCTATCCTTGAGGACCGTAAACCGTTGATCGATATCGCCATGTCGCTTAACATGACAGTCGGCGGCATAGCTGCCCACCAATCAGCCTTGAAAGATGGAGAATGGGTGAAAATTCCGCAATTCAAGCTTTAA
- a CDS encoding CocE/NonD family hydrolase: METSSGIKLATDIYLPDHESIYPTLLVRTPYKKENVKSGAIGFVKKGYAVVVQDCRGKFGSEGEFYAFNNEREDGLKTVEWIKKQSWSNGKVAGYGGSYVGFTQWAISDQLDAVCAEMTGADVYDLIYPQGLFSLATAFNWGLTVDAKTTNPISPEQIQESYWYLPLSVADDSTYKENRFINDWLLHEKRDKYWQSVNHRGIAKGPVFSIAGWYDIFLLTQLEDFIIHDKKNPHPDNKMIITPWGHGPQALKNEYGGTDKTGNRGLLLEQFLDKVLSGKGEIKLEAPFTNHKYNFFIMERNEYVGSETWPPKGVKKTDYFLGERSITKTVPDNSAKLSFVYNPEDPYPSLGGTFIGMDVGPAVQNKNIERADQWVFESEVLDSTLTLLGSISASLYVSSTVVNTDFIIMVQDLFPNDTIVNIQEGGREVSLEPGKISKIEIESWPTGYQLNRGHKLRIVITSSWFPRYNRNLNTDEPTYLARDSKKAVQTIYLGPGHPSKITLPVFIPDR, encoded by the coding sequence GTGGAAACATCCAGTGGGATAAAACTGGCCACTGACATCTACTTGCCTGATCACGAGAGCATCTATCCAACACTTTTAGTTCGGACTCCATATAAGAAAGAGAATGTAAAGAGTGGAGCGATAGGATTTGTAAAAAAGGGATATGCGGTTGTTGTTCAGGACTGTCGCGGGAAATTTGGCTCGGAAGGAGAGTTTTATGCATTCAACAATGAACGGGAAGACGGGTTGAAAACAGTTGAATGGATAAAGAAGCAATCGTGGAGCAATGGAAAAGTTGCAGGTTATGGCGGCAGTTATGTGGGATTTACCCAGTGGGCAATTTCTGATCAGCTCGATGCAGTATGTGCAGAAATGACAGGTGCTGATGTATATGACCTGATCTACCCACAAGGACTCTTTTCACTGGCAACGGCTTTTAACTGGGGACTGACAGTTGATGCAAAAACAACCAACCCCATCTCTCCCGAACAGATCCAGGAATCCTATTGGTACCTCCCATTATCGGTCGCTGATGATTCAACGTATAAGGAGAACCGCTTTATCAATGACTGGCTGCTACACGAAAAACGCGACAAATACTGGCAATCGGTCAATCACCGCGGTATTGCCAAAGGTCCGGTATTCTCAATAGCAGGATGGTACGACATTTTTCTATTGACACAACTCGAAGATTTCATAATCCATGATAAAAAGAATCCTCATCCGGATAACAAGATGATAATCACTCCATGGGGTCATGGGCCACAGGCTCTCAAGAATGAGTATGGGGGAACAGATAAAACAGGGAATAGAGGATTGCTGTTGGAACAGTTTCTGGACAAGGTGCTGTCAGGAAAAGGAGAAATTAAACTGGAAGCTCCCTTCACCAATCACAAATACAACTTTTTCATCATGGAAAGGAATGAATACGTTGGCAGTGAAACATGGCCTCCCAAGGGGGTAAAGAAAACAGATTATTTCCTGGGGGAAAGATCAATCACCAAAACAGTTCCGGATAATTCGGCAAAACTTAGTTTTGTCTATAACCCCGAAGATCCCTACCCTTCTCTGGGCGGCACTTTCATTGGAATGGACGTAGGTCCGGCCGTACAGAACAAGAATATAGAGAGGGCAGACCAGTGGGTATTTGAATCTGAAGTGCTTGACTCCACACTGACCCTTCTGGGCAGTATCTCGGCCTCCCTGTATGTGAGCAGTACCGTTGTGAATACCGACTTTATCATCATGGTTCAGGATCTCTTCCCGAACGACACCATCGTCAATATCCAGGAAGGTGGTAGAGAGGTCAGTCTGGAACCCGGCAAGATCTCGAAAATTGAAATTGAATCCTGGCCTACAGGTTACCAACTCAACCGGGGACACAAGCTCCGCATTGTCATTACTTCAAGCTGGTTTCCCCGTTACAACAGAAACTTGAACACTGACGAGCCCACATATCTTGCAAGGGATAGCAAGAAAGCGGTACAGACAATCTATCTTGGTCCGGGACACCCGTCCAAAATCACTCTACCGGTATTTATACCTGACAGATAG
- a CDS encoding right-handed parallel beta-helix repeat-containing protein, producing MKKLFLSLLIILFSPLAGVCHHSLQVQHIYYISPSGNDANNGLSPATAWRSIERVNRETFRPGDRILFESDGTWYGQLSPAGSGTREKKIFIGSYGNGKRPVINIGESTGAAITLIGQSWWEIDGLELTSGAPPRLRSRRNGITARAKEGGSIAGITVRECYIHDVWGQVGGAATSTMILISGADEEVLVENNIIRRCDKIGIHVIGKKNVVVRGNRLENLGGDGIIVFQADRGLIEHNIVENSCLRTGDPHLDTGDDNRYDWWPHTAAIWIAHCNETIMQFNEVYHTGRQAGNGDGQAFDFDFGCKNCILQYNYSRDNAGFLLIMDNTHENIARYNISQNDIKFRPTQLVTMFCDTAEQNLLHNNVFYVDHGTSDITYYYGDEYGPMKGKGKKDKGKLGAHFRNNIFYATGQGRFRTVYALGDSLNSAEFRKLEDFHQLPPSKAGTRFYNNLYFGPWMNGLPDDPKAIQADPKLVSPGSGRYGLNSLEGYKLRDDSPCFNQAIAIEMEGEINDFYGNKTGKSPTEIGVFEDAKR from the coding sequence ATGAAAAAATTGTTTTTAAGTTTATTAATCATCCTATTCTCACCTCTTGCCGGAGTTTGCCACCATTCACTGCAGGTTCAACATATCTATTATATATCTCCAAGCGGCAATGATGCCAACAACGGATTATCGCCGGCAACCGCCTGGAGATCAATTGAGAGGGTAAACCGGGAGACTTTCCGGCCCGGTGACAGGATTCTTTTCGAGTCGGACGGCACCTGGTATGGACAACTCTCACCCGCGGGATCCGGAACAAGAGAGAAGAAGATTTTTATCGGAAGTTATGGGAATGGGAAGAGGCCTGTAATAAATATCGGGGAGAGCACAGGTGCAGCAATTACGCTGATAGGCCAATCATGGTGGGAAATAGATGGGCTCGAGTTAACAAGCGGAGCTCCGCCACGGTTGAGGAGCAGGCGCAACGGGATAACTGCCCGTGCAAAAGAAGGAGGATCGATCGCAGGCATAACGGTCAGAGAATGTTACATCCACGATGTGTGGGGACAGGTAGGAGGGGCTGCCACCAGCACGATGATCTTGATAAGTGGCGCTGACGAGGAGGTTTTGGTAGAAAACAATATCATCAGACGTTGTGATAAGATAGGTATCCATGTGATAGGTAAAAAAAATGTTGTAGTTAGAGGTAACCGTTTAGAAAACCTTGGTGGTGATGGGATCATCGTATTTCAGGCTGATCGCGGATTGATAGAGCATAACATAGTAGAAAATAGCTGCTTGCGTACTGGTGATCCTCATTTAGACACTGGCGACGACAACCGTTATGACTGGTGGCCACATACCGCGGCGATATGGATAGCCCACTGCAATGAGACAATCATGCAATTCAACGAGGTATACCATACCGGCAGACAAGCAGGTAACGGCGATGGACAGGCATTTGATTTCGACTTTGGGTGTAAAAATTGCATCCTTCAATACAACTACAGCAGGGATAATGCCGGTTTTTTGTTAATTATGGACAATACCCACGAAAATATCGCACGGTATAATATCAGTCAAAACGACATTAAATTCAGGCCAACCCAACTGGTGACGATGTTTTGTGATACGGCGGAGCAAAATCTGCTTCACAACAACGTGTTTTATGTGGATCACGGAACCTCTGACATAACGTACTACTATGGCGATGAATACGGCCCCATGAAAGGAAAAGGAAAGAAAGATAAAGGAAAACTTGGGGCACACTTTAGAAACAACATATTCTACGCAACAGGTCAGGGCAGGTTCAGGACCGTCTATGCGCTGGGAGATTCACTGAACAGTGCCGAGTTCAGGAAGCTTGAAGATTTTCATCAGCTCCCTCCTTCTAAGGCCGGCACCCGATTTTACAACAATCTTTATTTTGGGCCTTGGATGAACGGGCTGCCTGATGATCCGAAAGCTATACAAGCAGATCCGAAACTTGTGTCACCAGGAAGTGGACGATATGGACTTAATTCATTGGAAGGATATAAGCTTAGGGATGATTCACCCTGTTTCAACCAAGCGATAGCTATTGAAATGGAAGGGGAGATCAATGACTTTTACGGAAATAAGACAGGAAAGAGTCCCACTGAAATTGGAGTTTTCGAAGATGCTAAAAGATAA
- a CDS encoding RagB/SusD family nutrient uptake outer membrane protein, translating to MKKYIHIIFILSVIVSFTSCQSNDKFLAEEPKGQLFADNLCNNEAEIQLLINGMYGIFDVAINRPYESMEIKFAASDDIIGTGNQRVYYHEMEINMPITTGGDTDVQRGYERAYNTVNQANTIINNYKNATGVVPEARLNALAAQAHYIRAFMYFWLVRFFNNIPLVTTAYDPDSKREVTLSSSKDVYELIVSDLKFAEEWLPVKWDGFMANGAPTKGAAKSTLALVYLQMAGYPVNGGTEYYALARDKAKEVIDRANEFGYALREHFWEVFDPYWEAGSRELDEPIFWIDHTPDDYTVRSPNPSRPIEFGGWESMIAELGFFNRFPEGERKEFTFVTDFYHSNGTYYYYTDLKAKHPAYRKLWADNFTPGWEWENRDDPNSNWRTRMDLSASWYSGRPIIFTRYADVLLIYAEAKARTDGPDALAYKCLNDVRNRAYKGLGTTEASVSNLTTEQFIDSVVWERAWEFAGFEYSARWFDLQRLQLVEKATTEWREEPEEKYQLLRPYTKKDYFLSIPSKEVMLNPNLANNNADLQ from the coding sequence ATGAAAAAATACATCCATATAATTTTTATACTCTCTGTCATTGTTTCCTTTACATCTTGCCAATCGAATGATAAATTCCTGGCAGAAGAGCCTAAAGGCCAGTTGTTCGCTGATAACTTGTGTAACAATGAAGCTGAAATACAGCTGTTGATCAACGGAATGTATGGTATTTTTGACGTGGCAATCAATCGCCCGTATGAAAGCATGGAGATTAAGTTTGCAGCCTCTGATGATATCATAGGAACTGGAAATCAGCGTGTTTACTATCATGAAATGGAAATCAATATGCCGATTACAACCGGTGGGGATACCGATGTACAGCGGGGATATGAACGCGCTTACAACACCGTTAATCAGGCAAACACGATCATAAACAACTATAAAAACGCAACGGGTGTTGTACCAGAGGCTCGACTTAATGCATTGGCCGCACAGGCACATTACATCCGGGCCTTTATGTATTTCTGGCTTGTCAGGTTCTTTAACAACATCCCCTTGGTTACAACGGCATACGATCCTGACTCGAAAAGAGAAGTTACACTCTCTTCGAGTAAGGATGTGTATGAGTTGATTGTTTCGGATCTCAAATTCGCCGAAGAGTGGTTACCCGTTAAATGGGACGGATTTATGGCTAACGGGGCACCTACCAAAGGGGCTGCAAAATCGACCCTGGCATTGGTATATCTGCAAATGGCCGGCTATCCGGTGAACGGCGGAACAGAATATTACGCCCTGGCCAGAGATAAGGCGAAAGAGGTAATCGATCGGGCCAATGAGTTTGGTTATGCCTTGCGCGAACACTTCTGGGAAGTATTCGATCCCTATTGGGAGGCTGGCTCGAGGGAGTTGGACGAACCAATCTTCTGGATTGACCATACGCCAGATGACTATACGGTTAGATCACCCAACCCAAGCAGGCCGATCGAGTTCGGCGGTTGGGAATCAATGATCGCTGAACTAGGCTTTTTCAACCGTTTCCCTGAAGGAGAACGCAAGGAGTTTACCTTTGTTACCGACTTCTATCACTCCAATGGCACCTATTACTACTACACCGATTTGAAGGCCAAACATCCTGCGTACAGAAAGTTATGGGCCGACAACTTTACGCCTGGATGGGAGTGGGAAAATCGAGATGATCCCAATAGCAACTGGCGGACCAGGATGGATCTAAGTGCTTCCTGGTATAGTGGACGCCCGATAATTTTCACGCGCTATGCTGACGTTTTACTGATATATGCAGAAGCCAAGGCACGCACTGACGGACCGGATGCACTGGCATACAAATGTCTGAACGATGTGCGGAATAGGGCTTATAAGGGATTGGGAACCACAGAAGCCTCTGTGAGCAATTTAACTACCGAGCAATTCATTGACAGTGTTGTATGGGAAAGAGCATGGGAGTTCGCCGGCTTTGAATACTCCGCCCGGTGGTTCGATCTGCAACGTCTACAGCTTGTAGAAAAGGCTACTACCGAATGGAGGGAAGAACCGGAAGAGAAATATCAACTGCTCAGGCCCTATACCAAAAAAGATTACTTCCTTTCCATCCCAAGCAAGGAGGTAATGTTGAATCCAAACCTGGCAAACAACAATGCAGATCTTCAATAA